One window of Microcoleus vaginatus PCC 9802 genomic DNA carries:
- a CDS encoding GDP-L-fucose synthase has protein sequence MTSLDLSSKRILVTGGAGFLGRQVIDQLVKAGADADKISVTRSRDCDLRIMENCKRAADQQDIIIHLAAHVGGIGLNLVKPAELFYDNLMMGAQLIHAAYEAGVEKFVCVGTICAYPNFTPVPFKEDDLWNGYPEVTNAPYGVAKKALLVQLQSYRQQYGFNGIYLLPVNLYGPEDNFDPKSSHVIPALIRKVYEAQERGDKTLPVWGDGSPSREFLYSTDAARGIVMAAQSYSESDPVNLGTNSEVKIRDLVETICELMGFEGEIVWETDKPNGQPRRCLDTARAKEKFGFVAEVKFKEGLKNTIEWYRKHAV, from the coding sequence ATGACAAGCTTGGATTTAAGCAGCAAACGCATTCTAGTAACAGGTGGTGCCGGTTTCTTGGGCCGTCAGGTAATCGACCAGTTAGTCAAAGCAGGGGCCGATGCTGATAAAATTTCTGTGACTCGATCGCGTGACTGCGACCTCCGCATCATGGAAAACTGCAAGCGCGCCGCCGACCAACAAGATATCATCATTCACCTCGCCGCCCACGTCGGCGGCATCGGTTTAAACCTAGTCAAACCCGCTGAATTATTTTACGACAATTTGATGATGGGCGCGCAACTAATCCACGCCGCCTACGAAGCAGGAGTCGAAAAATTTGTCTGCGTCGGCACGATTTGCGCTTATCCCAACTTCACCCCAGTTCCTTTCAAAGAAGATGACCTGTGGAACGGCTATCCAGAGGTAACTAACGCACCTTACGGAGTAGCGAAAAAAGCCTTATTAGTGCAACTGCAATCCTACCGCCAGCAGTACGGATTCAACGGTATCTACTTGCTACCAGTAAATCTGTACGGCCCGGAAGATAACTTTGACCCAAAAAGTTCCCACGTCATCCCCGCATTAATTCGCAAAGTCTACGAAGCGCAAGAAAGGGGAGACAAAACACTGCCAGTTTGGGGCGACGGCAGCCCTAGCCGCGAGTTTTTGTATTCCACAGATGCCGCGCGGGGAATTGTGATGGCGGCTCAATCTTACAGTGAATCTGACCCGGTTAATTTGGGAACGAATAGCGAAGTTAAAATTCGCGATTTAGTGGAAACGATTTGCGAATTGATGGGATTTGAGGGTGAAATTGTTTGGGAAACAGACAAACCGAACGGTCAGCCGCGTCGCTGTTTGGATACGGCAAGGGCTAAGGAAAAGTTTGGTTTTGTTGCGGAAGTGAAGTTTAAGGAAGGGTTGAAAAATACGATTGAGTGGTATCGAAAACACGCAGTTTGA
- a CDS encoding glycosyltransferase family 4 protein, translated as MKKLKYALVHEWLTPLATGGSELVVQEILKHVDEADVYALIDFESANPESYLFGRQIGTTFLQHFPKARSGVQKYLPFLPIAIEQLDLREYDIILSSSHAVAKGILSSPQQLHVCYCHTPMRYAWDLTFDYLRSSKAGRGIQGLLTRYLLHRLRQWDVIAANRVDYFIANSQHTARRIWRCYRRRAQVIYPPVNIERFSLMRQKQDFYVTVCRLVSYKNVSAIVQAFNQLGHTLIVIGTGPELEMIRQIAKPNVQVLGWQPASIVEKYMAEAKAFVYAACEDFGIALVEAQACGTPVISYAAGGALETVLDIRQHPETGTGVFFSSQTAAALVEAVKEFEQLQGKFRPEICRLRAQQFAPEVFGQRYLAFVERCYQEFHSRDFTESGA; from the coding sequence GTGAAAAAACTCAAATACGCCCTAGTTCACGAATGGTTGACGCCGTTAGCTACTGGCGGTTCAGAACTCGTAGTGCAGGAAATTCTCAAACACGTAGACGAGGCAGATGTCTATGCCCTCATCGACTTTGAATCAGCCAATCCCGAAAGCTATCTTTTCGGGCGACAGATTGGCACAACATTTTTGCAGCACTTTCCCAAGGCCCGCAGCGGTGTCCAAAAATATTTGCCATTTCTGCCGATCGCGATCGAACAACTAGATCTGCGAGAATACGACATCATCCTCTCATCATCCCATGCCGTCGCCAAAGGCATCCTCAGCAGTCCCCAGCAACTGCACGTCTGCTACTGCCACACGCCCATGCGCTACGCTTGGGACTTAACTTTTGACTATTTGCGTAGCAGCAAAGCCGGACGGGGCATCCAGGGTCTGCTGACGCGATATTTGTTGCATCGACTGCGGCAGTGGGACGTAATTGCTGCCAATCGTGTTGATTATTTCATCGCTAACTCTCAACACACTGCGCGCCGAATTTGGCGGTGCTATCGGCGGCGGGCCCAGGTGATTTATCCGCCGGTAAATATCGAGCGATTTTCCTTGATGCGACAAAAACAAGACTTTTACGTCACAGTTTGTCGGTTAGTAAGTTACAAAAACGTAAGTGCGATCGTCCAAGCATTCAATCAACTCGGGCATACTCTAATTGTCATCGGCACCGGGCCAGAATTAGAAATGATTCGGCAAATCGCCAAACCCAACGTGCAAGTGCTCGGCTGGCAGCCCGCCTCCATAGTTGAAAAGTACATGGCAGAGGCGAAAGCCTTTGTATATGCAGCTTGCGAAGATTTTGGCATAGCTTTGGTAGAGGCTCAAGCTTGTGGAACACCGGTAATTTCCTATGCAGCAGGGGGCGCTTTGGAGACAGTGCTCGACATTCGCCAACACCCAGAGACAGGGACTGGTGTATTTTTTTCCTCCCAAACCGCAGCAGCATTAGTCGAAGCTGTCAAGGAATTTGAGCAGTTGCAAGGCAAATTTCGGCCAGAAATCTGCAGGTTGCGCGCTCAACAGTTTGCCCCGGAAGTTTTTGGGCAGCGCTATCTAGCTTTTGTGGAACGCTGCTATCAGGAATTTCACTCCCGTGATTTTACCGAGTCTGGGGCTTGA
- a CDS encoding sugar transferase, with the protein MTADSQLISGKVIRAIARRGFGSVLQGDRRISRSLQNLDGELFKRLFDILFSLSVLILFAPVYLLLAFLIALSSPGPIFYVQERVGKNRKRFYCLKFRTMVENADDILLEIMENSPHLRQEFEDNFKLKQDPRITWIGRFLRMTSLDEFPQFWNVLKGDMSVVGPRPLVEEELPRYGRHINKILTIRPGITGLWQVSGRNDIPYPRRVQIDLYYANDKNLWMDMWIVFKTIGVVIFPKNNGAY; encoded by the coding sequence ATGACTGCCGACAGCCAACTAATCTCCGGCAAGGTAATTCGAGCGATCGCAAGACGCGGTTTTGGGTCTGTCCTGCAAGGAGATAGACGCATAAGTCGTTCTCTACAGAACCTCGACGGAGAACTTTTCAAGCGGTTATTTGACATCCTGTTTTCCTTATCGGTTCTGATCCTGTTTGCTCCGGTTTACCTGCTTTTGGCTTTCTTAATCGCCTTAAGCTCGCCCGGTCCTATTTTTTACGTACAGGAACGAGTAGGCAAAAACCGTAAAAGGTTTTATTGCCTTAAATTCAGAACGATGGTGGAAAATGCGGACGATATATTGCTGGAAATCATGGAAAATTCTCCGCATTTGCGTCAAGAGTTTGAGGACAATTTCAAGCTGAAACAAGACCCTCGAATTACCTGGATTGGAAGATTTTTACGAATGACCAGTTTAGACGAGTTTCCCCAGTTTTGGAATGTTTTAAAAGGAGATATGAGCGTCGTCGGACCGAGACCTTTAGTTGAAGAAGAACTGCCGAGATACGGTCGTCACATCAACAAAATTCTCACCATAAGACCTGGAATTACAGGCTTGTGGCAAGTGTCCGGTCGCAACGACATTCCCTATCCCCGCCGAGTCCAAATCGACCTCTATTACGCAAATGACAAAAACCTTTGGATGGATATGTGGATTGTTTTCAAAACAATTGGAGTTGTGATTTTTCCCAAAAATAACGGCGCATATTAA
- the gmd gene encoding GDP-mannose 4,6-dehydratase has protein sequence MTQRKRALITGITGQDGSYLSELLLEKGYEVHGIIRRSSSFNTDRIDHIYVDPHSEGARLFLHYGDLTDGTTLRRILEEVQPVEIYNLGAQSHVRVSFDSPEYTVDAVGMGVLRLLEAIRDYQRRTGIEVRFYQAGSSEMFGLVQEVPQKETTPFYPRSPYACAKVYGHWQTVNYRESYGLFACNGILFNHESPRRGETFVTRKITRAIARILAGKQKKIFLGNLDSKRDWGYAKDYVQAMWLMLQQEKPDDYVIATNETHSIKEFLDLAFTYVNLDWQKYVEFDERYLRPAEVELLIGDSTKARQQLNWEPSVTFQELVHLMVDADMKALDAQGRGSGNGFD, from the coding sequence ATGACGCAACGTAAGCGAGCGCTAATAACAGGTATTACAGGTCAAGACGGCTCCTACTTGAGCGAATTACTGTTAGAGAAAGGATATGAAGTTCACGGCATTATCCGGCGCAGTTCGAGTTTCAATACCGATCGAATTGACCACATCTATGTTGATCCTCACAGCGAGGGTGCGCGCCTGTTTCTACACTACGGCGACTTGACGGACGGCACCACTCTCCGCCGGATATTGGAAGAAGTTCAGCCGGTAGAAATTTATAACTTAGGCGCTCAATCTCACGTTCGAGTCAGTTTTGACTCGCCGGAATATACGGTTGACGCAGTAGGAATGGGAGTATTGCGCCTGCTAGAAGCAATTCGGGACTATCAGCGCCGCACCGGCATAGAAGTGCGGTTCTATCAAGCAGGTTCTTCGGAAATGTTCGGTTTGGTGCAGGAAGTTCCGCAGAAGGAAACAACTCCTTTTTATCCCAGAAGTCCTTACGCCTGCGCCAAAGTTTACGGTCACTGGCAAACAGTAAATTATCGCGAATCTTACGGACTTTTTGCCTGCAACGGCATCTTGTTCAATCACGAATCTCCCCGCCGCGGCGAAACTTTTGTAACTCGCAAAATTACTCGCGCTATTGCCCGAATACTCGCCGGCAAGCAGAAAAAGATTTTCTTGGGCAATCTCGATTCCAAGCGGGACTGGGGCTATGCTAAAGACTACGTGCAGGCGATGTGGCTGATGCTGCAACAAGAGAAGCCTGACGATTATGTCATTGCTACTAACGAGACCCATTCCATTAAGGAATTTCTGGATTTGGCTTTTACTTACGTCAATTTAGATTGGCAAAAATATGTGGAGTTCGACGAACGCTACTTGCGTCCGGCAGAAGTCGAACTGTTGATTGGCGATTCGACTAAGGCGCGCCAGCAATTAAATTGGGAACCTTCTGTAACTTTTCAGGAGTTAGTACATTTAATGGTAGATGCTGACATGAAAGCTTTAGACGCGCAAGGTCGGGGTTCGGGCAACGGATTTGATTAA